CTCTATTCCATACCGAACACCAGTTTCATAGTCTTCTACGCCGTGGCCGGGTGCAGTGTGAACACAGCCAGTTCCCGTATCGAGCATGACATAATCAGCAAGAAGCAAAGGGGTTGTCCTATCAGGATAGAATGGGTGAATAGCTTTAGCGTGCTCAAGTTCTCTCCCTTTGCAACGAAACAGAATTTCACCGAATTCCAGGCCTATTTCCTTTGTAACAGCTTCAAGAAGGGCTTCTGCCAGAAGATATACCTTGTCTCCACTTTCTACAAAAACATAGTCGTAGCCTGGGCCAAGGGCTACAGCCATACTGGCAGGGAGAGTCCAGGGGGTTGTTGTCCATACCACTACATTTACATCCCGCCCCTTTAAAACCTCAATGGAATCGCCAATTTCAGGCATTGAATAGGCAACGAAAATAGAAGGAGATGTTTCATCCCAGTATTCTATTTCAGCAGCAGCGAGCGCTGTCTGGCAATCAGTGCACCAGTACACTGGCTTGTGTCCTTTGTATACAAGCCCCAATTCAACCATGTCGGCAAAAGCTCCTAGTTGAGCGGCCTCATATTCCGAATGAAGAGTTACATAAGGGTTCTCCCAGTCACCCACTACACCCAAGCGGATAAATTCATTTCGCTGAATGTCAAGATATTCATAGGCATATTTAGTGCATTTCTCTCGAAGCTCTACAGGGTCAATGGCATCTTTTGTAATGCCGTGGCTCTTGAGAACATGAAGTTCTATTGGAAGGCCATGAGTATCCCATCCGGGGACATAAGGGGAATAATATCCCTTCATAATTTTGTATTTGGGAATAAAATCTTTCAGGATTTTATTGAATGCTGTTCCAATATGTATGTTCCCATTTGCATAGGGAGGTCCGTCATGAAGAATGAAGGACTCTTTCCCCTCCTGTTTTTTTAACATTTTGTGGTAAATATCGATGTCTTTCCAGAAATCAAGATATTCAGGCTCTCTCTTAGCGAGATTAGCTCTCATCGGGAAAGACGTTTGGGGAAGCTTAAGTGTATCCTTGTAGTCTGTAGCCAATGTTATGTACCTCCTTTCAAATAGGAAAAGGCCGTCTCCAAAAAACAGAGACGGCAAATTCGTAACCTGTTGATTTTAGCACAAGTTGAAAACTTGTAAAATGTTACTCTGTCGTCCCGGCTTCTTTCTTTGCTTTTCTAACCTGAAGTATATGGATACCTATGAGGATAATCAATCCTATGACATCTGTTTGCCAGCCAGGGATCAATAGACCTAGAGCACCGCCCAGGGAAATAATCCTCTTCCACCAGGCCATTGAAGTTTTATAGAATCCAATAGTAGCCATCCCTAGTAAAAATACACCCAAAACAGCAGTGACAACCGCTAAAATAAAGGGGAATGGTTTAAAGTCAACAAGCACAAGCATTGGATTATAAACATAGATAAAAGGAACAATAAACCCAGCCAGCGCCAGTTTAACAGCTGTTATCCCTGTACGCATTGGTTCTGCGCCCGCAATGCCAGCACCGGCATAGGCAGCAAGAGCTACAGGGGGACTAAGGTCAGCCGCTATGCCAAAATAAAGAACGAACATGTATGCTGCCATGGGCGGGACCCCCAGTTTGAAGAGCGCTGGAGCCGCCATAGTGCTTGTGACTATAAAGTTAGCTGTTGTGGGAAGACCTGCTCCAAGGAGAATACAGGCTACCATTGTAAGAAGCAATGTTGCCAAGAGCTTCCCTCCGGCTATAGCAACAATGGCACTCGCTATTCTCAATCCCAAACCTGTTAACGTAGCTGTTCCTACAATAATACCGACTGTGCCACATGCACAGGCTACGCCAAGAGCTCCTTTTGCGCCATTTTCGAGTGCTAGTTTTAGTTTTTTCGGCGTAAGCCTCGTTTCCTTATTCAGAAAAGATACGGCTATGCTGATTATTATCCCATTATAAGCAGCCTTCAGTGGAGTAAATCCTGCTAGTAAAAAATACACTATACCAAAAAGGGGCAGTAAAAGATGCCCTTTAGCCTTCAAAAGTTTCAAAAGGCTTGGGAGTTTTTCCTTTGGAAGCCCCAGGAGTCCGAGGCGTGTCGCTTCAAAGTGTACCTGAACCATAACCGCAAAATAATAAAGAAGGGCCGGAACTACTGCCGCAAGAGCTACCTGAACATAAGGAACACCCATAAACTGAGCCATAATGAAGGCAGCTGCTCCCATAACAGGAGGCATTATTTGTCCTCCTGTTGAAGCCACCGCTTCTACTGCTCCGGCAAAGTGGGGCTTATATCCAACACTTTTCATCAAAGGAATAGTGAACATTCCCGTAGTACAGACATTTGCCACAGAGGATCCTGAAATTGAGCCCATAAAACCTGAGCTTAGAACAGCGACCTTGGCAGGCCCACCAGTAGCCCCACCTGCCATTGCCATGGCCAGATCGATAATGAACCGCCCCATACCTGTTTGTTCCAATACAGATCCAAACAAAATGAACATAAACACAAAAGTAGCGGATACTCCCAAGGGAATGCCAAATACACCCTCTGTTCCTAGATACATGTGGTTAATAATCCTTTGGATATTAAACCCTCGATGCTGAAACATTTGTGGGAAATGGCGCCCAAAATAACAATAAAAAAGGAAGAAAATAGCGATACAGGGCAACACTGGACTTGACACTCTGCGCGTTGCTTCCAACAAGAGAATAATACCCATAAAACCAACAATGATATCCATGGTCGTTGGCAAACCAGCCCTATTCACAAGGTCTTCAAACTCAAAGAAAATATAAAGAGTCGCAAATGCAGCAAGGGCCGCCAGTATAAAATCGTACAATGGAATGCCGTCTCTTCTGCTTGTTTCTCGGGCAGGATACAATAAAAAAACAAGAACTAGAACAAAGGCCAGGTGCAAAGACCCCTGTTTCATAGCCAATAGCAAACCGAAACCAGACGTATAAAAATGAAAAAGTGACATGGCTACAGCAATGGCAGTAATAAGTATCCCCTGCCATCCTAAAAGATCACGATACCTGGCTTCAGTGTCAAACTGACGTCTAAGTTCGTCTAGATTGATTTCTGAATTTTGAGCTGCTCCTGTTTTTTCATTTGGCATATTGTTCACGTCGCCCAAAAATCTCCACCTCCAGTCAGTATGTAATTTATCAAATAATTATCTTTTTCTGAAAAGCAGTGGGACTTGTGTCACTTCAATGTAAAAAACGTTATTGGGTATAAGTTGATATAAATCAAGCTTTCCAGTTGTTGAGGAATAAACCCAGTTTTTGCCTAATTCATCGTCGCCTATACGAATACGTAAAACTTCCCATGTGTAAGGACTTCCCCGAATAACCATCCAATCTTTCTGCAACAAAAATCGCCCTCGTGGAGGTGGTTCTGTAGGGAGGCCAGCATTATGAGAACGAAAACGCTCCTCCCAAAGCCAAAGACGAGGGCCTGACAACACATAAACATCTTCCACTGGAGTTTTTTCCACAGAATGAATGTAACCAGTTTTTATTTCGACTCCAGAGGGGGCTAGCGCTGAACAGAGTTCCCAATCCTGGGTTCGAAAAGAAAGAAAATGCACTGGTATAAAAAGAAGATAAAAGGCAGAAAAAAGAATGAGTGATATAAGGATGTTCGAGGTCCAACGTTTCGACGTTCTTACCCCCTCCCTGATTTTCAGTCTTTTCAGACTCATAACCCACAAAGAGGATTATACCTGTTTTCAACGTTAATTGGCAACTGAAAGGACAATAATATGGCGGACCTGGGCCGATTCGAACGGCCGACCTACGGCTTAGGAGGCCGTTGCTCTATCCCCTGAGCTACAGGCCCGCTCGGGACGGCGATAATGTTATCATGAGGTACTTTTTCGTGCAATATGCTTTATTTTAAATTCCCCCTTGTCTTTTATAGCTAATTGGATAGTATATAGAGAGGAAAAAGGAGGCGATGGCATGTTTTCTGGGAAAAGACTATCCGAATTAAGAGTAAAACGAGGATTAACACAATTAGAACTAGCTGAAAAGCTAGGGGTATCTTTTCATACAATTCTCCGCTGGGAAAAAGAACGGCGATTCCCAGATGTTTTCCACCTCTCCATCCTTGCTGATGTCTTGGAAACAAGTGTAGCCTACCTTATGGGGGAGAAAAAAAATGGAAGCGGCAAATATTATGCTCGGGACATTGATAAGGAAGCCGTTATAGCGGTTCCTTTGCTTGACTCCTCTTTTGTTGCCTGTGCTGGATGGGGCTTTGGTGATATGGAAGGCATAGAACCCGATTTTTGTGCTACTTTGATAGTGGGCAAAGACGATATAGGGCGGATAGGGGGAAAATGCCCTTATGCTATAAAAGTTGAAGGTGACAGCATGCAGGAAGCGGGAATTCCCGATGGAGCCCGAATTTCCGTGAATCCGGAAGAACCCATTTACAATGGCGACGCTGTATTAGTGAAGTGGGGGCGGCGGGGAGATTTAGCTGTAAAGTGGTATTACGAATATAACGACCGTGTGGAGTTGCGCTCTTCAAATCCTGCCAAATACCCCCCAATCATTATTACGAAAGAAGAAATAGAACAAGAAGCGGAGGCTGGGAATATCGATTTTTTTAGGATATGCGGAAAGGTTATGGTTGTAAGTGTTATCCCCAAAAGGGGAATTTAAAGGATTGGGGAGTATACGTATGGGAATACAATTTACCAGATCGGATGGGAAAATACGGTCAATCCACGATGAACTGCTGGGAATTCTTATTCCTACCCCTCCCGCAGCATTTTTATTCAAAGAAAACGGGGCTATTTGCATCGTCGATCGATCTGTATCTCCTTCCAACGGAGACAGCGTCATTATTTACAATGAAAGTCAGGGATTTCAGCGAATCACCTTTAGCGAACGAGTTGATAATGAACAAGTATGGGGTGTTGTGACGTGGATTTGTCATGAAGCATGTGGCAGTAAAGCCAATAGTTCTGTGCGATTGTAATAATTTTTTTGTTTCATGCGAGAGAATTTACAGGCCTGATCTGCAAAAGAAGCCGGTAATAGTTCTATCAAGCAATGATGGTTGTGTTGTGTCACGATCAAATGAGGCTAAAGCATTAGGGATTCCCATGGGAGTGCCATTCTTCCAAGTAGAAAAAGCATGCCGCCATTATGGGATTGCCGTTTTTTCCAGTAATTTTGAACTCTACCAGGATATTTCTTCCCGAGTTATAGCTGTTATGAAAGATAATGCTCCAACCGTAGAAGTATATTCTATAGACGAAGCCTTTTTGACCTTTGATTTGTCAAGTTATGCTCATATAGAAGAAAAAATGGCCCAGATTCACAAGCAAGTCTATCAGTGGGTTGGAATTCCGGTTTCCATTGGTGCTGCCTCCTCTAAGACTTTGACAAAACTTGCCGCTGAATATGGAAAGAAACACGAAGAAACAGGGGGTTGTTACAGCCTTCTGTCTTTAGCTTCTGAAGAAATGACAAACTTCCTCGAGAGAGTACCTGTAGGTAATATCTGGGGCATAGGGAAACAACTGGCTATGCGCCTGGGAAAACATAGGATACGTACGGCAAGGGAGCTGCGTGATGTTCGAGATGAAAGAATTATGAAGATAATAGGCATGCCAGGGGTGAAAACGGCATGGGAGCTCAGGGGGATTCCCTGTATCAAAATAAAGGAAGCTGAAACCTTGCAGAAAACCCTTCAGGTTTCCCGCTCTTTTGGGAGAGAGATTAAAGATGTTGATGGGATCGCAGCAGCTATTACTCATTTTGTTTCATCAGCAGGAATTCGTCTTCGTCAGGAAAAGGCCCTGGCCGGAGCTATAAGCGTATATATTACGACAAATCCTTTTCTGACCCCTTACTATTCCAACAGTGTCAGCATTCCAGCTCCCTACCCTACAAACTATACACCCCAGCTCATAAAGTTGGCCCTGTTGGGGCTGGACAGGATTTACAAACCTGGATATTACTACACGAAGGCCGGCGTTACTTTAGAAGATCTATCGTCCCGCAGCTATATGCAAAGGTATCTTTTTGCCAAGGACGAAGGCGATGACGCAGATAAAAAGCAGACCTTGATGGATGTAGTGGACGCCATAAACGAGAATGTGGGGGAAAAAATTATTTCACCTGCGATTCTTCATTTCAATGAGGGAAAGGAATGGGCCCCTCGCTCAAACTTGAAATCTCCTGCTTATACTACTCGATGGGAAGATGTTCCTTATGTAGAAACTGCTGACTAAAACGTCTGTAAAAAGGGTTTTCCCTTTCTGTGTTTTCTTCGAAGAGCGTCACCGCAATTTCTGAATCCCGAGAAAGCTGCTTTGCCAATGCTTGGCGGTTCGAAAAACGTTTTTCGCTCCTCAGATATTCTTCGATGAATACCATTATTTTTTTGTTGTAAAGATCATCTGAAAAACCCGGGATATGTACTTCTATCCTTAACCCTTTTACATCTGTAAATGTGGGATTCGATCCGATGTTGAGGGCTCCAGGATGAAAGGAACCGTCTATTATAACGGTCGCGGCATAGGTGCCGCTTGGCGGGATGATTTTATGGTCAGGAACAGTAAGGTTAGCAGTAGGGAACCCTAGCTCTCTTCCTCGATGGTGACCATGCACTACGGTTTCATATAAGAAGAAAGGGTAGCCTAACAAATACTTGGCCATTTGCATCCGCCCAGAAAGAACTTCACTCCGTATTACAGTGCTGCTTACTGCCAAACCATCTATTTCAAGA
This region of Aminobacterium colombiense DSM 12261 genomic DNA includes:
- a CDS encoding DUF1850 domain-containing protein, whose amino-acid sequence is MSLKRLKIREGVRTSKRWTSNILISLILFSAFYLLFIPVHFLSFRTQDWELCSALAPSGVEIKTGYIHSVEKTPVEDVYVLSGPRLWLWEERFRSHNAGLPTEPPPRGRFLLQKDWMVIRGSPYTWEVLRIRIGDDELGKNWVYSSTTGKLDLYQLIPNNVFYIEVTQVPLLFRKR
- a CDS encoding LexA family protein, whose protein sequence is MFSGKRLSELRVKRGLTQLELAEKLGVSFHTILRWEKERRFPDVFHLSILADVLETSVAYLMGEKKNGSGKYYARDIDKEAVIAVPLLDSSFVACAGWGFGDMEGIEPDFCATLIVGKDDIGRIGGKCPYAIKVEGDSMQEAGIPDGARISVNPEEPIYNGDAVLVKWGRRGDLAVKWYYEYNDRVELRSSNPAKYPPIIITKEEIEQEAEAGNIDFFRICGKVMVVSVIPKRGI
- the ribF gene encoding riboflavin biosynthesis protein RibF is translated as MIQVIGAFDGFHKGHQLLLKEAERLSVEQNDTWGVVTFTPHPQYVFNPDRLFLLFTEAEKRQIASALHIQNILWMPFDQYIAALNPLDFLRRLESQTSVTGIVVGENFRFGAGRKGDIAFLRQYCKKKNILFSPVPTLEIDGLAVSSTVIRSEVLSGRMQMAKYLLGYPFFLYETVVHGHHRGRELGFPTANLTVPDHKIIPPSGTYAATVIIDGSFHPGALNIGSNPTFTDVKGLRIEVHIPGFSDDLYNKKIMVFIEEYLRSEKRFSNRQALAKQLSRDSEIAVTLFEENTERENPFYRRFSQQFLHKEHLPIE
- a CDS encoding TRAP transporter permease, with amino-acid sequence MPNEKTGAAQNSEINLDELRRQFDTEARYRDLLGWQGILITAIAVAMSLFHFYTSGFGLLLAMKQGSLHLAFVLVLVFLLYPARETSRRDGIPLYDFILAALAAFATLYIFFEFEDLVNRAGLPTTMDIIVGFMGIILLLEATRRVSSPVLPCIAIFFLFYCYFGRHFPQMFQHRGFNIQRIINHMYLGTEGVFGIPLGVSATFVFMFILFGSVLEQTGMGRFIIDLAMAMAGGATGGPAKVAVLSSGFMGSISGSSVANVCTTGMFTIPLMKSVGYKPHFAGAVEAVASTGGQIMPPVMGAAAFIMAQFMGVPYVQVALAAVVPALLYYFAVMVQVHFEATRLGLLGLPKEKLPSLLKLLKAKGHLLLPLFGIVYFLLAGFTPLKAAYNGIIISIAVSFLNKETRLTPKKLKLALENGAKGALGVACACGTVGIIVGTATLTGLGLRIASAIVAIAGGKLLATLLLTMVACILLGAGLPTTANFIVTSTMAAPALFKLGVPPMAAYMFVLYFGIAADLSPPVALAAYAGAGIAGAEPMRTGITAVKLALAGFIVPFIYVYNPMLVLVDFKPFPFILAVVTAVLGVFLLGMATIGFYKTSMAWWKRIISLGGALGLLIPGWQTDVIGLIILIGIHILQVRKAKKEAGTTE
- a CDS encoding Y-family DNA polymerase, translated to MKHVAVKPIVLCDCNNFFVSCERIYRPDLQKKPVIVLSSNDGCVVSRSNEAKALGIPMGVPFFQVEKACRHYGIAVFSSNFELYQDISSRVIAVMKDNAPTVEVYSIDEAFLTFDLSSYAHIEEKMAQIHKQVYQWVGIPVSIGAASSKTLTKLAAEYGKKHEETGGCYSLLSLASEEMTNFLERVPVGNIWGIGKQLAMRLGKHRIRTARELRDVRDERIMKIIGMPGVKTAWELRGIPCIKIKEAETLQKTLQVSRSFGREIKDVDGIAAAITHFVSSAGIRLRQEKALAGAISVYITTNPFLTPYYSNSVSIPAPYPTNYTPQLIKLALLGLDRIYKPGYYYTKAGVTLEDLSSRSYMQRYLFAKDEGDDADKKQTLMDVVDAINENVGEKIISPAILHFNEGKEWAPRSNLKSPAYTTRWEDVPYVETAD